The Bartonella krasnovii sequence TTTGAGCCACGAATTGTGGATAAGGCATTGTTTTCTCCAGAAGCAGCATAATTTTCTTGTCCATTGATTGTAAGGATATCGGCCCGTAGAGAGAGAAGGGGGGTTAATATGAGTCCACTGTGCGTGTTAAAGCGCTTTTTCCACTGAAGCTCATTTGTCAAACGCAAACTATTTCCAACCATACCGGAAAGTCGTACAGTATTGAGAGGATTTTTGTTCCAGTCGGGTGGGCCAAAATCCGCATGACGCCGGTAAATTGATTGTATATTGCTATGGAAGGTAAGTTCTCCATTATAAATGGGTTCATCTGGTGTAAAAGAATAATCGATGCGTGGTAGAACCCATGCTTGCTGAGAGTGCCGTTCATAATGAAGATCATTCAATATCGAATCTTGAATTTTAAAATGATAAAAACGCATATCAAAATAGTTTTTTCCTGCAAGACCATTCAGGTAGATCTGAGAAATTTGTGTGGGATTACTATAGTTTTCAAGTTTATAGGCACGACTAAAATGCCGATCAGATTGTGCAAGAATATCCCATCCATAAGTCCAGTATGAATTAATACGAAAGTCCCCTTTTGTCGCCAGCATATAACGGTTTTTATGCTGTGCATCAATCATATCATTGTCAAATCTATGTGGTTTCATTTGATATATATGAGCAAAGCGAATGTTATAACTGCCCATTTTAAAACGTTGACGCCATTCCCCTTCGGTTAAAAGCCCTTGTTGAGTATAAGCCGTAGAAGAAAGTGTAAAATCATAATGGGGAGCGAGATTCCAGAAATAAGAATTCTTTATCCCCATACCAAGATAATCAGTATAGAAAAAATGAGGTGTAAGCAGACCACTAGCACGCTTGACAGTTGGATCATAGAGTTCAAAATTTGGAAACTTTATAATTGGTACACCAAAAACTTCAAAACTGCTATTTTCAAATCGAATTTTTTTAACGCTATTATTCCATATAATCTTTCTGGCTTTAATTTTCCACAGGACATCTCTATCTGGTTTATAAGAGCAAGGCTCACAGGCTGTATAGGTTGCATTTTCAAAGATTGTTACTTGATTATTTTGGCGTGTAGCATTTTGAGCGGAAAAGTGCACATTGTTGGCTGTATCAATCCGTAAGGCGTTTACAAACCCCTCGCCAAGATCTTTGGTCATATCAATTTGATTAGAATAAATTTTATTCCCATCTTTTTGAGTAATTTCAACGTTTCCTTGTGCAATAAGCCGCCCTGTTTTTTGGTTGTAAATGATTCTTTGAGCGACAACTTTATTACCATCATATTCAACTTGGACATTTCCTTGTGCAGAGACAGTGTTTTCATCACGATTATAGATGAGTTCATCCGCAGAGAGTAAAAGAGGACGCTCTAAGTTTTGAATGCGACTTTGAGCGGGAGACATAAGGCCTTGAGCGTGTGCACAATAAGGCAACGCCCCCCCTAAAATAACCGCTATAACACTTCTAAAAGCGAGAGCACTTAATTTTATTAAAATAACTTTCTTACGCGTTAATGCTTTCACTTAGCCGTCCTCTTTATGGAGTAAAAAAGAGATTCCCAAGAATAATGCAATAACAACAGGTGTCCAAGCGGCAATAATTGGTGGAATATACCCAGCATTACCAAAAGCTTGAACGAGTACAGAAATAACGTAAAGCATAAATCCAGCGATTACGCCACCAAGAATCAACGTTCTAGATTGCCCAAAACGCGTAAAATTTAAAGATACAGTTGCTGCAATGAGAGTCATTGCTACAAGCAATGCCGGTAAGGCAATCAAAGATTGTAAATACATATCAAAATTATTAGCAGAATAGCCAAATGAACGTGCGATCATAATTTTTTTAGGCAGTTGGTAAAATGGAATAGTTGCGGGATTGACTAAACGTTCCGTTAAAAATTCAGGTTTTAGATTTGTTTTTATTTTCAACTCGGTAAATTTTTCAGGAGGATGCCCTATTTTATAGATTGTACCATTTGTTAAGAACCAAGCACCATTGGTCAAGGTTGCTTTTGGTGTGTTAATCCAGTTTTTGACTGTTGCGTCATCTTTGTATTGTACAAAGGTTGCATCAAGAAGAGAAGGTCCTTGATCAGTAATAAATTTAGCACCAATGGTTGTTCTGCCTAAATCTGTACGCTGTGTTAACCAGTGGATACGGGTATTATGAAGAGATGTTAGGATATTATTATTGCGCCATTCGGTCATTATTTTTTCTGCTTGAGAAAATCCCCATGCAGCAAGTGGATTAATGAGAAAAACTGACAATAACCCTAAAAGAAAAGCTCCCAAACAAGCAGGCATAAGAAATTGCCATGCAGAAACACCAATTGAGCGAGTTACTACAAGCTCAAGCTTTTTGTTAAGCGAGATAAACGTTGCCATTGCAGAAAAGAGTGCAATAAAAGGGATAAGTTGTTGCAGAATAAAGGGAATACGTAAAACAGAGAGGAAAAATGCATCTTTTGCTGTATAATGTGGAAGGGAAGGTAGCCTCCCAGAGTTTTCTGTAAAATCAATTAAAAGGGCAAGAACTAAAATGCTCCCCAAAAAATAACACGTTATTTTAAGGTAACGTATAAAAAAATAGCGTCCAAGTGTCCATCCAATCATGATATTTCATCCGGAGAATCTTGAGATTTTTGATGTTCAAATTTGTTCACTACTTTTTGAAAAATAATTTGAAATACCTCATTAAATTTTGCAGGAAGTCCAATTTTATGGTTCGTTAAAAGCATAAAAAAGACAAATATACTTGTTCCGATGGGCGTAATGTAAAGGAAAGGGATATACGCGAGATCGTTTTTCGCTTTTTCGGCGAAAAAATACCCTATCCAATAAACCATAAAAGAAAGAGCAATCGCTGAGAAATTTGCTAAATGGCGTGCTTGTCGATGAGAGCGGACATTCCCCGTTGCGGCTAATGCAATAAGTGAAAAAACGATTGGATAGAGCCATTGCGTTAGTCGGCGGTGAAACTCAGCTTTATATTGGAGTGGTTTTCGTTGATAGTAGGGATCCTTTGGATCAGGGTTTTGTAAATAAGAAAGAGACCGATCTTTTGGATAAAGAGTAGGTGTTTTATCACTGGGAATAAATTCCCCTAGGCTAAAGGTATATGCGCTAAATTGAACGATTGAAACGCTGTTATTTTGATGGTTGACTCTTTCTATTTCACCGTTATTGAGGATTAAAAAACGACCGTTTTTATTGTTTATAATGGAGGCTTTTGTTGCATAATAAAAAAGATCCATTTTAGGGTCACGCTGGTCGGCAATAAAAAGACGTTCAAGTGTTCCATTTGGATTCCGTTCCCCAATTTCTATGTAAAGGTTATTTGCAAGTTTCTGAAAGCTTCCCTCACTAATGAACAGATTAATAAGATCAGAATGGGCAGTTGCTAGCATTTTTCGCATATGAAGACGCGCTTGAGGAACAACAAAATTAGCGATAGAAAAGGAGATACATGATGCAATAATAGCAAGAAGGAGAATAGGTTTCCAAACAGTACGTTTAGGAAAACCAGATGCATTGATGACAGCAAGTTCTGAGTCTTGATTCATTGCTGAAAGGATAGTTGTAACTGCGATCACTAATGCAAATGGAATGACAAGAAAAATAACAGAAGGAACCAATGAAAGTGAAAATTGCAAGACTGTAAGGAATGTTTGTTTACTTGTTGTGAGAAAGTTTATCCGTGCAAGAATTTGCACCGTCCAACTAACGCCCACCGCTGCAATCATGACAGAACTAAACAAAACAAAGACACGCTTTAGGATGTAGAACTCAATAATATACATAAATTGGGAAACACCCTCAGTCTTTAATTCAATAGCAAATACTTTTATTGCTTTCGGTTAAAATGTAATAAAATTAAAAAACACCCTTTCAGAGATTGGATATTTTTAGCAAAAAATAATATAAAATTGCTCGTTAAATTACCTTTAATTTTTTTCACACATTATATTTTATTTTCCACGATAGTCTACAAAGAATCTAGAGAACAGATTAATTTTTTTATTAATGTTGAAAATAAAAAATTCATCTTTAAAAGAGTCTTTCAAAGACATAAGTAAAAAGATAATGACTTCAATCAAAAATGCACCTCAATCGAAAAAGAGGTTTATATCTTGAACCGTTTCCTTTTATATAAGGGATATAGAAGCTTCTTTAAATAAAGGTGTTTGCTTTATTTATAAATAGTGATGAGGGTTTAAGAGGTTGGATATTTTATTCTATCATTTGACGCAGTCAACGCTGAAAGATATTTTACCAACGCTTGTGGAGCGGGCACTGGTTCGTTTTGGTAAGGTAACCATACAATGTGTGAGTAAAGAACAATGCGATTCTATAGATATGCATTTATGGGTTTATGCTGATGAATCATTTATTGGACATGGAACTGAGAGTGATCAATATTCAAATTTTCAGCCCGTATTTCTAACGACAGGACAAGAAAATCCCAATGATTCAAAGATTCGTTTTCTCATAGAGGGAGCCGTTTGTTTGGATATTGATGCTTATCAACGTCTTGTTGTGCTATTTGATGGTAAAAATGATGAGCAGTTGAATCTTGCTCGAGCACAGTGGAAAAAATATAAAATGGAAAATCATAATTTAACATATTGGCAACAAAGCGAAGATTGTCGTTGGGAAAAACAGATTTAATGCGTCTCATATCTTTTATTCTGATTTTTATAGGATTGGTAGGAATCGTAAATCCAACACTTTTTATTGCGGAAGGATCAGGGGGAGGGCGTTGGGTCTTTGTTGTGATTTTTCTTTTAGGCATGCTAAAGATATGGTCTATAATAAAAAAAATGAAACGGCATAATGATGATTATTGATCGAATTTTGCTTGTTTTATGGGCTGTGATGTTGGCTTTTTTTTGCGTTTCGTGGTTAGGAACAACGCATATTCTATCAGGAATGTTTGCTGTTGCTGATATGAGCAATGTTGCGGATTTTTTATTTTTCTTTTTAAGCGCATTGTTTGCGGGAATATTGTGGTGGAGTATACCGCAACCTATGTCTTTAAAAATGAGACTGGCAGCATTTTTTCTACCAGTCTTTATTTTATTTTTTGTTATTACATTTTAGTTGGATATTTCATCATCTGTAAATCCGACAAAACAAATCAGTGAAACAAAAGAAGCAAAAAGCAAATAATAGCCGATATAAGACGTATCAAAATGTTGCACCAAATATTCCGCAATGTAAGGTGCAAGAGAGGCTCCTACGATACCAGATAAGTTAAAAGTAATGGAAGAACCTGTATATCGAATGGCTGTTGGGTATGGTGAAGCCAAAACAGCACCAAGAGGACTATATACCATTCCCATGATAGACAAACCAATGACAGACATTGCAAGGACTCCTAAAACTCCAGAATTTAAGAAATAAGGAATTGCAAAAGAATAGATACCGGTGATGATTGTAACCCAAATCATCAAAGTTCTCCGTCTAATACGATCAGCGAGTCTCCCAGTAATGACCGTAAAAATTCCACAGAAAATAGCACCGACAATTTCGACTTGAAGAGCTTGATAATATGACAACTGCAGATGGTTTGTTGAATAGCTTAATAAATATGCAGTAACCAAGTAAAACAAAACAAATGTTCCCATACCGGAAAATATTCCAAGAAATAAGATTCGTGGACATTTTAAAAAGACATCGATGATAGGAACTTTGACACGTTCTTTATTTTCAAGATTTTTTTTGAATTGAACAGTTTCATTGATTGAAAGACGAACCCATAATCCTATAATCATAAAAACAATTGAAGCAATGAAAGGGATGCGCCATCCCCAAGCGACAAGTGCATCATGATCGAGAAAGTATAACAGACTTAAATAAACAGCAATGGATAAAAACAAACCGATAGGAACGCCTAATTGGGGAAACATTGCGTACCAGCCTCGCTTTTCTGGAGGGGCATTTTCTGTTGCGAGCAAAACAGCTCCTCCCCATTCTCCTCCCAGTCCCATTCCTTGTCCAATACGGCACAAGGTTAAGAGGAAGGGGGCAAACCATCCAGCGGTTTCATATGTAGGAAGAAAACCAATAATGACGGTTGAAAGGCCCATTGTGAGAAGAGAGGCGATAAGTGTCGCTTTTCTTCCAACTTTATCTCCAAAATGTCCAAAGATAATCGATCCAAAGGGCCGAGAAAAAAAGGCTGCTCCAAAGATTAAGAAAGATTGTAAAATGGCAATCTGATCATTTTGTGTCGGAAAAAACACATGAGGAAATATGAGCGCTGCAGCAGTGGCAAAGACATAGAAATCAAAGAATTCAATTGTTGGGCCAATAAGGCTTGCAAACAAAATGCGACGAGGGGAATTTCTGTTGCTTGTACCTTGCATTTCTAAGTTTATAGACATGAATAGAATGTCCCTTTCAATATATGACAAATCAAATATGAATTAACCAACTATAATTATAGAAATTTCAAATCAGTGTCGAGTCGATATTATAATGTTTCTTAATATATTCGAACAATGCTGACATATATTCGAACAATGCTAATGGACTGATGAACATCAATAAGTATTTTTTTGATTATCAACATTGAATAAAATAAAGAAACTATTTTAAATGCTGTAGAAATAAAAATATGAGGCACAAAGCTTCTCCCTCATTCACAGTGCTGTTTCCTTTAAAATTTAACCATTTTATCTATTGAGGATCAATCTTATTCGTAGATTAGTGTTTAGTGTTAAAAAAATATTTAAAATTTTTTTATGAATATAATTATAACACTTTTAAAGTGTATGTATTAAAAATTAAATTTTTAGTTGTGCATACATTTTAAAAACACATGGTGTATACTTGATCTGTCAGAGCTTAATCATCGAATGTTTTATTATCTTAAAAAATAGGATGTTGAGCCATTACAGAATGTTGTTTTGGTCTATGCACTTTTTTCTAAATGGGGGATTTAAATTTGGAATGATGGAGTGTGGATAATGCAACGCAAATTGAAATTAAGTTTTTATGCGTTAATGACCAGTAGTTTTTTTATCAAGATTGCGAATGCAGATGGCGTAGCGACATTAAAAGAAAAGCTATTAACACCAGTAGGTATCAATGAACATCTAGAAGAAACAAGAAAATTATTATCAAAAGTGAGGGGATTAAAAGAAAAAGAAGGGGGGGCAAAAATGATAGTGCATGAAAAGACAATAGAAGAAAGTAAGCTTTCAGAGGAGGAAAGGAAGGGGGAGGAAAATCTGTTTTTTGAAGTCCTTACAAATTCAATCATAAGCGATGGTATGGCGATTTATATTACTAATGGTACCTCTGAAGATTCTGAAATAAATAGTTTTAGCTATAAAGAGGCGGGCTATTCCATTGATAACACGGTTCGAAAGGACGGAAAACTCTACATTGCTGCAGCAAGCGTTAGTAGAGATACGATAATAGAGCATGATGGGACTGAGTTTGTCCAAAATTTAAGCACTTCAGAATATGCTACGATTAAAAAAGGGGGAAAACAGATTATTGAGAGTGGTTCCAATGCTGAGGGGGCTCAAATCTATGGTGGTGAACAAATTATTTGGGGTAAGGGGGGTCTTGGGACTGGTTTGTTGCGTAAAGATAAGGCAAGTAGTGCTTATAGCACTAAAATTTATGCTGAAGATGGAGTGCTAGGACAACAAAATATTTATAGTGGAGGGATAGCTTTTGACACAAAGGTTATGAAAGGGGGAATACAGAATCTTGATGGTCAAGCGAGTGTTAATAACGGCTTCCTAGAAGATTCTGATGCAGTCGATACAGAGGATGAGGATTTTACAATTAATGAGGGGGCTTTTGCACTGAATACCGAACTTTTTAAAGATGGTATGCAGAATATCTTTGCAGGAGGGAATGCGAGTGAAGTTACTTTATATGATCACGCTATTCAGAAGATATATGATTCTGGATACGTGGACACTTTAACAATTAATCATCAAGCACAATCATGGGGTTTGGCAGGGGCAATATTAGATAAGGATACTAATGTTAATGATTTTGGCAGCCTCTATCTTTATGCTGGGAATGGCGGATCTGTTACGGAAGTAGGAAATCTTATTTTAAATGGGGAAGATTCTAAGCTATATCTTATTGCAACTGAGAATAATGACAAAAAACCTCTGGTTAAGATCCAATCTTTAAAAGGAAATGGTAGAGTTATTTTTACCTCTTCTGGAAGTGATAAGTATTATTCTCGGCTTAATGTTGGTAATCTTTCAGGTTCTTTACATTTTGATTTCAATGTTGATTTTTCCAAGCATCGTGGTGATTATCTCTCCATAAAAAAAGGAGCAGGTCATCACACAATTAGCGTGACGGATTCTGGGCGTGAAATTACAAACTATTCCCATAAAGAGCTTAAATTAATTTCTGATCGCAGTGGAAAGGCTCATTTTACTCTGACAAACACTTTTGGTGAAAAAATAGGAACGGTTGATGCCGGAGCCTATAGGTATAGTTTGAAACATAGAAATAATAAGAATGATGGTAAAATTTGGTATTTAGATACAAATTACGCCATTGATGAGACAAATACCTCTTCATTTTCTGATTCTAACCTGCAGTTATCTACAGCTTCACCATCGAATGATCTCACAAAACTCATAATCGAAAAGGGAATGATTGTTACAATTGCAGATCCTAGCTTTGACAGTAGCAGTGAAAAAGTTGATGGTAATGGAGAAACTTCAATTAGTAATACAGTTCGTGATGGTGGAAAGCTATCCGTTTATAACGGCGGTTTTAGCTTATACACCAAAATTGAAAGTGGTGGCGTTGAGGTTATAAAAACACAGAGTCTTTCACAAGATAGTACTGTTCATAAAGGGGGACAACAAAGGATTGAAGAGGGGGGAAAAGCGGAAGATGCTAAAATTTCTGGGGGTGAGCAGTTTGTTTCAGGAAAGTCTGATATTAAAGGTAAGATAGTAAAGAGTAGTGCTTATAGCACTGTTATTTCTGGTGAAAATGGAGAGCGAGGATATCAGAATGTGTATGATGATGGAGAAGTTTTTAATACAAAGATTAAGTCAGGAGGGATACAAAATCTTTATGTAGAAGGAGATCTCGACGATTATAGTAGTTTTGCATCTAATACAGAGGTCTTTTCTGGTGGAGAGCAACACGTTTTAGCGGGAGGAATAGCTATTGATGTTACTTTACAAGGAACAGCTTTCCAAGCAATAGATTTGGGGGGCTATGTAAAGGATTTAATCATTAAGAATCAAGCACAATCATGGTTACATCCTGGTGCAACATTAGAGGGAAGCACTATGATTCATGATTCTGGGCGAATTTATCTTTATGCTGGCCCTGATCAATCTCGTACTGAAGTCGAAAAAATTGTTTTAAATGACAGGGATACAAGATTGTACGCTATTGCTTCTGATATGGATGGTGAAAGTTCTTTAATTGAGAACTTAAGTGGTAATGGTCGTGTTATTTTTATGTCTACCATATTGAATCCACATTACTCTAAACTTGAGGTCGGTCATCTTTCAGGGAACTTACATTTTAGATTGAATACCAATTTTGCAGAGCAGCGCGGTGATTATCTCCTTATCAAAAAGGGGGAAGGACATCACACCATAAGCGTTATCGATTCTGGTATTGAAATTGCTGATTCTTCTCTACAAGACCAGAACTTAGTTTTAGAGCTAGAGTTAATTCGTGAACAAAGTGGAAATGCGCATTTTACTCTAACAGATTTTTCTGGTGAAAAGACTAGTACGATTGATGGTGGAGCCTATATGTATGCTCTAAAGACGAAAGATCATAATGGTGGAAAGAGTTGGTATTTGGC is a genomic window containing:
- the lptG gene encoding LPS export ABC transporter permease LptG translates to MIGWTLGRYFFIRYLKITCYFLGSILVLALLIDFTENSGRLPSLPHYTAKDAFFLSVLRIPFILQQLIPFIALFSAMATFISLNKKLELVVTRSIGVSAWQFLMPACLGAFLLGLLSVFLINPLAAWGFSQAEKIMTEWRNNNILTSLHNTRIHWLTQRTDLGRTTIGAKFITDQGPSLLDATFVQYKDDATVKNWINTPKATLTNGAWFLTNGTIYKIGHPPEKFTELKIKTNLKPEFLTERLVNPATIPFYQLPKKIMIARSFGYSANNFDMYLQSLIALPALLVAMTLIAATVSLNFTRFGQSRTLILGGVIAGFMLYVISVLVQAFGNAGYIPPIIAAWTPVVIALFLGISFLLHKEDG
- the lptF gene encoding LPS export ABC transporter permease LptF, whose translation is MYIIEFYILKRVFVLFSSVMIAAVGVSWTVQILARINFLTTSKQTFLTVLQFSLSLVPSVIFLVIPFALVIAVTTILSAMNQDSELAVINASGFPKRTVWKPILLLAIIASCISFSIANFVVPQARLHMRKMLATAHSDLINLFISEGSFQKLANNLYIEIGERNPNGTLERLFIADQRDPKMDLFYYATKASIINNKNGRFLILNNGEIERVNHQNNSVSIVQFSAYTFSLGEFIPSDKTPTLYPKDRSLSYLQNPDPKDPYYQRKPLQYKAEFHRRLTQWLYPIVFSLIALAATGNVRSHRQARHLANFSAIALSFMVYWIGYFFAEKAKNDLAYIPFLYITPIGTSIFVFFMLLTNHKIGLPAKFNEVFQIIFQKVVNKFEHQKSQDSPDEIS
- a CDS encoding LPS-assembly protein LptD, giving the protein MKALTRKKVILIKLSALAFRSVIAVILGGALPYCAHAQGLMSPAQSRIQNLERPLLLSADELIYNRDENTVSAQGNVQVEYDGNKVVAQRIIYNQKTGRLIAQGNVEITQKDGNKIYSNQIDMTKDLGEGFVNALRIDTANNVHFSAQNATRQNNQVTIFENATYTACEPCSYKPDRDVLWKIKARKIIWNNSVKKIRFENSSFEVFGVPIIKFPNFELYDPTVKRASGLLTPHFFYTDYLGMGIKNSYFWNLAPHYDFTLSSTAYTQQGLLTEGEWRQRFKMGSYNIRFAHIYQMKPHRFDNDMIDAQHKNRYMLATKGDFRINSYWTYGWDILAQSDRHFSRAYKLENYSNPTQISQIYLNGLAGKNYFDMRFYHFKIQDSILNDLHYERHSQQAWVLPRIDYSFTPDEPIYNGELTFHSNIQSIYRRHADFGPPDWNKNPLNTVRLSGMVGNSLRLTNELQWKKRFNTHSGLILTPLLSLRADILTINGQENYAASGENNALSTIRGSKIRGMATAGLEARYPFLITAAHSTHIIEPTAQIFIRNNEQYIGQLPNEDAQSFVFDATTLFQRDKFSGYDRVEGGTRANIGLRYSGSFNNNWSLYGLIGQSFHLAGKNSFAEKDFVNVGIHSSLEAKRSDYVAMFGATHTSGFSLETRGRFDKKTGKIRRSEIEASQRWEKFWASVQYAYIANQPNYEYPQERQEISFQTGFKLADYWSINSNAGYDLVSGTFIKRGISLNYADECFGVTFGYQQVMNPGRKTPLQNFNFSLSLRTIADIGKKIDSNL
- a CDS encoding MFS transporter, with amino-acid sequence MSINLEMQGTSNRNSPRRILFASLIGPTIEFFDFYVFATAAALIFPHVFFPTQNDQIAILQSFLIFGAAFFSRPFGSIIFGHFGDKVGRKATLIASLLTMGLSTVIIGFLPTYETAGWFAPFLLTLCRIGQGMGLGGEWGGAVLLATENAPPEKRGWYAMFPQLGVPIGLFLSIAVYLSLLYFLDHDALVAWGWRIPFIASIVFMIIGLWVRLSINETVQFKKNLENKERVKVPIIDVFLKCPRILFLGIFSGMGTFVLFYLVTAYLLSYSTNHLQLSYYQALQVEIVGAIFCGIFTVITGRLADRIRRRTLMIWVTIITGIYSFAIPYFLNSGVLGVLAMSVIGLSIMGMVYSPLGAVLASPYPTAIRYTGSSITFNLSGIVGASLAPYIAEYLVQHFDTSYIGYYLLFASFVSLICFVGFTDDEISN
- the bafA gene encoding BafA family autotransporter: MQRKLKLSFYALMTSSFFIKIANADGVATLKEKLLTPVGINEHLEETRKLLSKVRGLKEKEGGAKMIVHEKTIEESKLSEEERKGEENLFFEVLTNSIISDGMAIYITNGTSEDSEINSFSYKEAGYSIDNTVRKDGKLYIAAASVSRDTIIEHDGTEFVQNLSTSEYATIKKGGKQIIESGSNAEGAQIYGGEQIIWGKGGLGTGLLRKDKASSAYSTKIYAEDGVLGQQNIYSGGIAFDTKVMKGGIQNLDGQASVNNGFLEDSDAVDTEDEDFTINEGAFALNTELFKDGMQNIFAGGNASEVTLYDHAIQKIYDSGYVDTLTINHQAQSWGLAGAILDKDTNVNDFGSLYLYAGNGGSVTEVGNLILNGEDSKLYLIATENNDKKPLVKIQSLKGNGRVIFTSSGSDKYYSRLNVGNLSGSLHFDFNVDFSKHRGDYLSIKKGAGHHTISVTDSGREITNYSHKELKLISDRSGKAHFTLTNTFGEKIGTVDAGAYRYSLKHRNNKNDGKIWYLDTNYAIDETNTSSFSDSNLQLSTASPSNDLTKLIIEKGMIVTIADPSFDSSSEKVDGNGETSISNTVRDGGKLSVYNGGFSLYTKIESGGVEVIKTQSLSQDSTVHKGGQQRIEEGGKAEDAKISGGEQFVSGKSDIKGKIVKSSAYSTVISGENGERGYQNVYDDGEVFNTKIKSGGIQNLYVEGDLDDYSSFASNTEVFSGGEQHVLAGGIAIDVTLQGTAFQAIDLGGYVKDLIIKNQAQSWLHPGATLEGSTMIHDSGRIYLYAGPDQSRTEVEKIVLNDRDTRLYAIASDMDGESSLIENLSGNGRVIFMSTILNPHYSKLEVGHLSGNLHFRLNTNFAEQRGDYLLIKKGEGHHTISVIDSGIEIADSSLQDQNLVLELELIREQSGNAHFTLTDFSGEKTSTIDGGAYMYALKTKDHNGGKSWYLAPLETTSTSVTPSSHTEFPIGKLPEKEENITSSQDVNINFDPYFDVINFSIREGGGILQNFWLGDDRTVHISDDGEQGALKQSMNATVEGSGILYVETGGSSKNTTVERGGSEIIGEQGISNSTIIYEGGQQKVEGGGTALQTTIYGGDQLIWGDSYENGGIVGSSAYDTILYGQGETPGQQNVYDDGMAVETKVMSGGIQTLAKWFPDDDNFAEKAGGLAISTEVFEGGVQRVLAGGEANTVTLHRHAAQEVHAGGIVKNLRIEERANSWVFSGAMLGGEITVQDFGQLHLYAGDDHQQTKAENINLDGEEAKLYSVASEIDDKSTHVQQLSGVGKVIFTSSEDDLYYSKLYVDNLSGSLHFDFNVSLAEGKGDYLFIENGSGSHTINVADSGIEIVNPFSTELDLILDQSGGASFTLQSFSDARIGMVDGGTYIYGLKHKNIEDEEGKIWYLTAVYMDSAPREQRRRSRFARHLSQNQPVSSLSTLTNTQEHTIKLQRQRENRRNSNSKSSTSVSSVVSILGSQMIKGAPPASHSPLSSDRQQAAVSVSSQSLADQMILRPSNQKQPSPQLDETLSGFQFLTTPSTDAVLSMSVAPAMIFHNEMQSVRAGRGILDKSKKHTALWGYAIKAKESIATEHIDFKLDQSGIVLGINGLSEWENGEFYIGGFGSYDHARVAHTRGGTSGINSYSIGAYVTYVDHSGWYLDALLKYNHYQNNLKAVSTNGLGIEGSYKQWAVGASFEAGYRFQTSKSSWLQPYGQFTWLQVEGKEIKLSNDMSGDIRPFTSLRSEVGLSLGYEFGSGMATSSQAYITAAWLRENKDDNQTVINEHHSFTTDLSGNAGKLGIGLSSFLSEKLKLYGEAHYVKGRKTKQSLQGIIGVRYRF
- a CDS encoding DNA polymerase III subunit chi → MDILFYHLTQSTLKDILPTLVERALVRFGKVTIQCVSKEQCDSIDMHLWVYADESFIGHGTESDQYSNFQPVFLTTGQENPNDSKIRFLIEGAVCLDIDAYQRLVVLFDGKNDEQLNLARAQWKKYKMENHNLTYWQQSEDCRWEKQI